A single window of Pyrus communis chromosome 10, drPyrComm1.1, whole genome shotgun sequence DNA harbors:
- the LOC137746480 gene encoding methyl jasmonate esterase 1-like: MIQKMGNMVEKHFAFFLLFICLAKHSTSSAQPKPNFNEKPQIPSGTKHFVLIHGACHGAWSWYKVATLLKDSGHNVTALDLGASGINPIQVQQLPSLSEYVEPLTELMVSLPPKEKVILVAHSLGGAVISIFMERFPQKIAAAVYVTAFMSGPTLNYSTIFAEVTKRFDFMDSQFRYDNGTNNPATSFLFGPKALATELYQLSPPQDLTLGLSLVRFTPLYNYDVIRLTKEKYGSVPRVFIVSDQDHAIVLDVQNYMIKNNPPNEVKVINGSDHVVMLSKSVELFSCLQNIAEKYS, from the exons ATGATACAGAAAATGGGAAACATGGTAGAAAAGCATTTTgcgttttttcttttatttatttgcttaGCAAAACATAGTACATCATCCGCCCAACCCAAACCCAACTTCAACGAGAAACCCCAAATTCCATCTGGGACTAAACATTTTGTGTTGATACATGGAGCTTGTCATGGAGCATGGAGTTGGTATAAGGTGGCGACTCTCCTGAAGGACTCAGGTCACAATGTCACAGCTCTAGACTTGGGAGCATCCGGGATCAACCCGATCCAGGTACAGCAACTCCCTTCGTTATCGGAATATGTCGAGCCTCTGACGGAGCTCATGGTGTCACTACCACCAAAGGAGAAGGTAATCCTTGTAGCTCACAGCTTGGGTGGAGCCGTAATATCTATTTTCATGGAGAGGTTTCCTCAGAAAATTGCTGCTGCGGTATATGTGACGGCTTTCATGTCTGGTCCAACTCTTAATTACTCAACTATATTTGCAGAG GTCACCAAAAGATTTGATTTTATGGACTCTCAGTTCAGATATGATAACGGGACCAACAACCCTGCAACCTCCTTTCTCTTTGGGCCTAAGGCCTTGGCGACAGAACTTTACCAGCTCTCACCACCACAG GATTTAACCCTAGGGTTATCATTGGTGAGATTTACTCCTCTATACAATTACGATGTAATAAGGCTCACGAAAGAGAAATATGGATCAGTTCCTAGAGTGTTCATCGTGTCCGACCAAGACCATGCGATAGTGTTGGATGTGCAAAACTACATGATAAAAAACAATCCGCCAAATGAAGTGAAAGTGATAAACGGTTCTGATCACGTGGTCATGCTCTCTAAATCTGTGGAGTTGTTCTCCTGTCTCCAAAATATTGCTGAGAAATATTCATAA